A part of Ziziphus jujuba cultivar Dongzao chromosome 8, ASM3175591v1 genomic DNA contains:
- the LOC107413155 gene encoding putative germin-like protein 9-2: MALNFFKPIVFFLLLATATASDPDILTDFIVPNTSNSINGDFFTYTGLRDMWNSHYPPYFTVTKAGLKEFPALDGQSVSLSVLEFPEGSVNPPHIHPRSAELLFVVDGTLDVGFIDTTNKLYNQTLKLGDIFVFPTGLVHFQYNSYKVPATAISAFASVNAGTVSIPNTVFSTGIDDNILAKAFKTDAETVQKIKAGLGAKP, from the coding sequence atggctttGAATTTCTTCAAACCAATTGTGTTTTTCCTATTGCTTGCAACAGCCACAGCAAGTGATCCAGACATTCTCACAGACTTCATAGTCCCTAATACTTCAAATTCCATCAATGGGGATTTCTTCACATATACTGGACTGAGAGACATGTGGAATTCTCATTACCCACCATACTTCACGGTCACAAAAGCTGGTTTGAAGGAATTCCCTGCTCTCGATGGCCAAAGTGTCTCCCTCTCTGTGCTCGAGTTTCCAGAGGGTTCTGTCAATCCACCTCACATCCATCCACGCTCTGCTGAGCTTCTTTTCGTCGTGGATGGAACCCTCGATGTGGGATTCATTGACACAACCAACAAGCTTTACAACCAAACTCTCAAACTTGGTGACATTTTTGTGTTCCCTACAGGACTTGTGCATTTTCAGTACAACTCATATAAGGTGCCTGCCACTGCAATATCTGCCTTTGCTAGTGTAAATGCTGGAACGGTTTCAATTCCGAACACAGTGTTTAGTACCGGGATTGATGATAACATACTTGCCAAGGCTTTTAAAACTGATGCTGAAACTGTTCAGAAGATTAAGGCAGGTCTTGGAGCCAAGCCTTAG